In Primulina huaijiensis isolate GDHJ02 chromosome 4, ASM1229523v2, whole genome shotgun sequence, a genomic segment contains:
- the LOC140975512 gene encoding calmodulin-binding protein 60 D-like, which produces MRMLQDPIPVPDPKNMELLFLNKICQPISTGEEIKGMDTPFIELVLLDSSTRAIVDAGPIASSSVEIVALENGADDPTAGEFEEKIVRVEGKLPLLEGNVCKLEGGRGVLRNVKFRHHATDVKPPVFRLGARVAEKFDVIIVKEAKTESFGVKSYRSKYSKKIELPNLESKIWELKNIQRRGKIHERLQAKGIDTVGKFLIELLINHQELQNIVGLKGKKWEATVSHAKKCQSDRMYCYINSHEDSSVVFDIYGKLQGLCSEGQYAATNMLSENKKVYADKLLSYALEHWENVTPFDDLNSLQQHMAAIKASFKPSSSGTPGHRDANPDTGTSTMIDSSIEGKYLNPLLDHPRILNVGVDTSDTRRFRYRMCSLWLWDAATRIRR; this is translated from the exons ATGAG GATGCTTCAGGATCCGATTCCGGTACCGGATCCGAAAAACATGGAGCTCCTGTTCTTGAACAAGATTTGTCAGCCGATCTCCACAGGTGAAGAAATAAAAGGAATGGACACCCCTTTTATTGAACTGGTTCTACTCGATAGCAGCACTCGGGCCATAGTCGATGCTGGACCCATAGCATCTTCGAGTGTTGAAATAGTTGCACTCGAAAATGGAGCCGATGATCCGACAGCAGGAGAATTCGAAGAAAAAATTGTGAGAGTGGAAGGGAAGTTGCCTCTTCTTGAAGGAAATGTGTGCAAACTAGAAGGTGGCAGAGGTGTTTTGAGGAATGTCAAGTTCAGACATCATGCGACCGATGTGAAGCCACCTGTGTTCCGATtaggggcaagagttgctgaaAAGTTTGATGTGATCATTGTGAAAGAAGCCAAGACTGAATCTTTTGGAGTCAAGAGTTACCGCAGCAAAT ATTCCAAGAAAATCGAGCTCCCAAATCTGGAGTCTAAGATTTGGGAACTGAAAAACATACAAAGACGTGGTAAGATACATGAGCGCCTGCAAGCCAAAGGAATCGATACCGTCGGGAAATTTCTGATCGAACTCCTGATAAATCATCAAGAACTGCAAAAT ATTGTTGGTCTGAAGGGAAAGAAGTGGGAAGCCACTGTAAGCCATGCTAAGAAATGCCAGAGTGACAGGATGTACTGTTACATAAATTCCCACGAAGATTCCTCCGTAGTTTTTGACATTTACGGGAAGTTGCAAGGACTGTGTTCAGAAGGCCAGTATGCTGCTACGAATATGTTGTCTGAAAACAAGAAG GTTTATGCTGACAAGTTATTGTCATATGCTCTTGAACACTGGGAAAATGTCACCCCTTTTGATGATCTGAATTCTCTTCAACAGCACATGGCCGCCATAAAAGCCTCTTTCAAACCGTCGAGTTCCGGCACTCCAGGCCATCGCGATGCAAATCCTGATACTGGAACTAGTACAATGATCGATTCTTCCATCGAGGGAAAATATCTGAACCCACTACTCGATCATCCCAGAATCCTCAATGTAGGTGTAGATACATCG GATACTAGACGATTCAGATATCGGATGTGTAGTTTATGGTTATGGGATGCAGCAACAAGAATTCGTAGATGA